A stretch of Lactuca sativa cultivar Salinas chromosome 6, Lsat_Salinas_v11, whole genome shotgun sequence DNA encodes these proteins:
- the LOC111900419 gene encoding ethylene-responsive transcription factor ERF025 — protein sequence MDARETRLTCAMNTSFSTGGSSSASGKHPTLHGIRSRNGKWVAEIREPRKSSRIWLGTYPTAEMAAAAYDVAALALKGGDAMLNFQEFVGSYRVPESPEPALIRSAAGEAAELMKLFREKEDDHKKQGGDEGETHQNDEFMDEEAIFDMPNLLVDMAEGMMVSPPRQPTTVEWSSGNSSECDNLWSY from the coding sequence ATGGATGCGAGGGAAACGCGACTGACGTGCGCCATGAACACCTCCTTCTCTACCGGAGGCTCCTCAAGCGCCTCCGGAAAACACCCTACCCTTCATGGGATACGTAGCCGGAATGGGAAGTGGGTGGCGGAGATTCGTGAACCACGTAAATCCTCCCGTATATGGCTTGGAACATATCCGACTGCGGAGATGGCTGCAGCAGCTTATGACGTAGCGGCTCTGGCACTCAAGGGTGGTGATGCAATGTTGAATTTCCAAGAGTTTGTTGGATCTTATCGAGTGCCGGAGTCACCGGAACCTGCCTTGATAAGGAGTGCAGCGGGGGAAGCGGCGGAGTTGATGAAGTTGTTCAGGGAAAAGGAAGACGACCACAAGAAACAAGGTGGTGACGAGGGAGAGACGCATCAGAATGATGAGTTCATGGATGAAGAAGCAATTTTTGATATGCCGAATCTTTTGGTGGATATGGCGGAGGGAATGATGGTGAGCCCGCCCCGGCAGCCGACAACTGTTGAATGGTCATCGGGGAACTCTTCTGAGTGTGACAACTTGTGGagctattaa